In Sparus aurata chromosome 3, fSpaAur1.1, whole genome shotgun sequence, the following are encoded in one genomic region:
- the srfbp1 gene encoding serum response factor-binding protein 1 codes for MMMDEVEKIDPSAEEIEKEEEEDEEIEDEGGDDVSGDEEKDGDDEEQEVRDAPEKAEEVPIPKPAEKTGRKIPPFAKPKEKRPDDCLNLNNEVVRMRKEVKRVRALIIRKLSRQMGALKKKKGKDTEIERNQRRAARLLEEIHAIKGLSPDLVTKTAMQRDFNFEKECKNPKSTMSDRAIARIATHPQFNKKIQDLKKAVKAFKNERMKGGRLVERVKVENKAENVQNKAENVQNKAENVQNKDVRVNSQSPDKRVERKSEKDEEDIIKGEKEIIHSEVGDCIPIDTTDAIMAQPEKEIVKAAHSAVTADDERKEMQSKPKNVRPALVKSSTVKDIVKNKPQSKDAEKKPSLKPAPEVLQKNDTDEDESDAESSDEEEKEYFDDSTEERFHKQSSQSESDEDDFFVGKVSKFKKKKKKVVEEEKVPEVKAGPTDELQGKLDELESRLKSKATSFQSVFCSSLSVSKPGGGRGSGRGRGGDKFGGRRGGGGLNRDLSQQSKFQKQEKGADRNLGSKYSKPESSEKSFPSFGRGRGRGRGGGVFSHQAPQQALHPSWEASKKRKEQQGQILAFQGKKIKFDDDD; via the exons ATGATGATGGACGAGGTAGAGAAAATTGACCCATCTGCTGAGGAAatagagaaggaggaagaagaggatgaagaaatAGAAGACGAAGGAGGAGATGATGTTTCTGGTGATGAGGAAAAAGATGGAGATGATGAAGAACAGGAAGTTAGAGATGCTCCAGAAAAGGCAGAAGAGGTACCAATTCCAAAGCCCGCAGAAAAAACTGGGAGAAAAATTCCGCCGTTTGCGAAACCCAAGGAGAAAAGGCCAGATGATTGCCTGAACCTCAACAATGAGGTGGTGAGGATGAGGAAAGAGGTGAAGAGGGTGAGGGCTTTGATCATCAGGAAGCTGTCGCGACAGATGGGCgccctgaagaagaagaaggggaaggaCACGGAGATTGAGAGGAATCAGAGGAGAGCTGCCAGACTGCTGGAGGAGATCCACGCCATCAAGGGGCTATCACCAGACCTG GTGACAAAGACAGCTATGCAGAGGGATTTCAACTTTGAAAAGGAATGTAAAAACCCCAAATCCACTATGTCCGACCGGGCCATTGCACGCATCGCCACCCACCCCCAGTTCAACAAGAAGATCCAGGACCTTAAAAAAGCTGTGAAAGCATTCAAAAATGAGCGGATGAAGGGTGGAAGGCTGGTTGAGAGGGTAAAGGTGGAAAATAAGGctgaaaatgtgcaaaataaggctgaaaatgtgcaaaataaggctgaaaatgtgcaaaataaagATGTAAGGGTGAACTCACAATCTCCTGACAAAAGAGTGGAAAGAAAAAGCGAGAAAGACGAGGAAGACATTATAAAGGGGGAAAAGGAAATCATTCACAGTGAGGTAGGAGACTGTATCCCTATAGACACTACGGATGCAATTATGGCTCAACCCGAAAAGGAAATTGTCAAAGCAGCCCATTCGGCTGTTACTGCCGATgatgagagaaaagaaatgcaGTCCAAGCCCAAGAATGTAAGACCAGCCTTAGTGAAAAGTAGTACAGTAAAGGACATTGTGAAAAACAAACCTCAAAGTAAAGATGCAGAAAAGAAGCCCAGTCTTAAGCCTGCACCTGAAGTGCTTCAGAAAAATGATACAGATGAAGACGAGAGTGATGCGGAGTCATcagatgaagaagagaaagagtaCTTTGACGACAGCACAGAGGAACGTTTCCACAAGCAGTCCTCTCAGTCAGAGAGCGATGAGGACGACTTCTTTGTTGGAAAAGTGAGCAAattcaagaagaagaagaagaaggttgtAGAAGAGGAGAAAGTGCCTGAAGTTAAAGCCGGCCCGACAGACGAGCTCCAGGGTAAACTTGATGAGCTCGAGTCTAGGCTTAAGTCCAAAGCTACCTCATttcagtctgtgttttgttcttctctctctgtgtctaaGCCTGGTGGGGGCAGGGGTtcaggcagagggagaggtgggGATAAATTTGGAGGcagaagaggtggaggtggtcttaATAGAGATTTAAGTCAGCAATCCAAGTTCCAAAAGCAGGAGAAGGGAGCAGACAGAAATTTAGGGTCCAAGTACAGCAAGCCAGAGTCGTCAGAGAAGAGCTTTCCCTCTTTTGGCAGAGGAAGGGGGCGAGGCAGGGGCGGAGGTGTCTTTTCCCATCAGGCACCACAGCAGGCACTGCATCCATCCTGGGAGGCCAGTAAGAAAAGGAAGGAGCAGCAAGGACAAATCCTGGCCTTCCAGGGGAAGAAGATTAAGTTTGACGATGATGACTGA
- the e2f3 gene encoding transcription factor E2F3 has protein sequence MACQSQSGGKAPAPSPIARKALFDRSRLDTSLGRLTRRFAEMMMRSADGVLDLNTVAQELGAPKRRVYDVTNVLEGIQLIKKKSKNTIEWLGGRLTGLIDVELRALEEQEKKLDELIQSCTRQVHQMCENGHQRFAYLTYEDVHGIPSFKEQTVIVIKAPVETKLEVPHPEESLQVHLCSTQGPIEVFLCSEEPIPMDAIDGCLAKDSHLYPSTNRNGSAPFLPYSSFVQVSSKDNAKPTSGINSISNPSLEQTQHSSATINAFSPMPPSLHTPSQDQQSFVTLAPPMAFSMDGKEYLLSLTEDEGITDLFSSVDLDQLPLDMPV, from the exons ATGGCCTGTCAGTCTCAAAGTGGAGGAAAGG CTCCCGCCCCCAGTCCCATAGCACGCAAGGCCCTGTTTGACAGGTCACGTCTTGACACCTCACTTGGTCGCTTGACGCGGCGGTTTGCGGAGATGATGATGCGCTCCGCTGACGGTGTGTTGGACCTAAACACAGTCGCTCAGGAGCTTGGTGCCCCTAAGAGACGTGTCTATGATGTCACCAATGTCCTGGAAGGAATCCAGCTCATCAAAAAGAAGTCGAAGAACACCATTGAGTGGTT GGGCGGTCGTCTGACCGGACTTATAGATGTCGAGCTGAGGGCTCTCgaggagcaggagaagaagCTGGACGAGTTGATCCAAAGCTGTACGCGGCAGGTTCACCAGATGTGTGAGAACGGGCATCAGAG ATTTGCCTACTTGACTTACGAGGATGTCCATGGGATTCCCAGCTTTAAAGAACAGACTGTGATCGTGATCAAAGCCCCCGTGGAGACAAAACTGGAGGTGCCACACCCAGAAGAG AGCCTCCAGGTACACCTCTGCAGCACACAGGGGCCCATTGAAGTGTTCCTCTGCTCTGAAGAACCAATCCCTATGGACGCCATAGACGGCTGTTTAGCTAAGGACAGCCACTTGTACCCATCAACCAACAGGAACGGCTCAGCTCCCTTCTTGCCTTACTCGTCCTTTGTCCAGGTCTCTTCCAAAG ACAATGCTAAGCCTACTTCTGGAATCAATAGTATCTCAAACCCGTCACTTGAGCAGACACAACACTCATCGGCTACCATCAACGCTTTTTCCCCcatgcctccctccctccatacCCCCTCTCAAGATCAACAGAGCTTCGTAACCCTCGCTCCGCCTATGGCGTTCTCTATGGATGGCAAGGAATACCTCCTGAGCCTGACTGAGGATGAGGGCATCACTGACCTCTTCTCCTCTGTTGACCTGGACCAATTGCCCCTGGATATGCCTGTCTGA